Proteins encoded in a region of the Oryctolagus cuniculus chromosome 10, mOryCun1.1, whole genome shotgun sequence genome:
- the LOC108177130 gene encoding uncharacterized protein isoform X5, producing the protein MPSSCSANVSASPVKRAEDFVQRLARPHFPPALSGTWQQLPLHHHPRTLPPQSLEKTKSSGGQSDSRVSPCGQGRNNTYGLRNPRFHFKENQRHLHNRTLGTRTKGQIWNGIVQRRRVPCFSARSDEQTRTHYQRPNHGTS; encoded by the exons ATGCCGAGCAGCTGCTCTGCAAATGTCAGCGCCAGCCCAGTTAAAAGAGCCGAGGACTTTGTGCAGCGCCTCGCTCGCCCACATTTCCCCCCAGCACTTTCAGGAACCTGGCAACAG CTGCCTCTCCATCACCACCCCCGCACCCTCCCGCCCCAGAGTCTTGAGAAAACAAAGTCTAGCGGCGGGCAGTCCGACTCTCGAGTGTCCCCTTGTGGCCAAGGCCGGAACAACACTTATGGACTCCGAAATCCGCGGTTCCATTTCAAG GAGAATCAGCGTCACCTGCACAATAGGACATTGGGGACCAGAACCAAAGGACAAATCTGGAATGGAATCGTACAGCGAAGAAGAGTTCCCTGCTTCTCGGCCAGGTCTGATGAACAAA CAAGAACGCATTATCAGAGGCCAAACCATGGGACCAGCTGA
- the LOC108177130 gene encoding uncharacterized protein isoform X1, which translates to MPSSCSANVSASPVKRAEDFVQRLARPHFPPALSGTWQQLPLHHHPRTLPPQSLEKTKSSGGQSDSRVSPCGQGRNNTYGLRNPRFHFKENQRHLHNRTLGTRTKGQIWNGIVQRRRVPCFSARSDEQNSMPTVCVKTLPPVAALLNDQPRLNLTYPQQPHKGTNGSRRKAQVSLGSGGSGCCVPQRFGARPSFFPSGAFRMDTAAPLSPLGSSLASLSSCPPHPPFFFFLNKAEHFLELCN; encoded by the exons ATGCCGAGCAGCTGCTCTGCAAATGTCAGCGCCAGCCCAGTTAAAAGAGCCGAGGACTTTGTGCAGCGCCTCGCTCGCCCACATTTCCCCCCAGCACTTTCAGGAACCTGGCAACAG CTGCCTCTCCATCACCACCCCCGCACCCTCCCGCCCCAGAGTCTTGAGAAAACAAAGTCTAGCGGCGGGCAGTCCGACTCTCGAGTGTCCCCTTGTGGCCAAGGCCGGAACAACACTTATGGACTCCGAAATCCGCGGTTCCATTTCAAG GAGAATCAGCGTCACCTGCACAATAGGACATTGGGGACCAGAACCAAAGGACAAATCTGGAATGGAATCGTACAGCGAAGAAGAGTTCCCTGCTTCTCGGCCAGGTCTGATGAACAAA ATTCCATGCCAACTGTGTGTGTGAAGACGCTCCCTCCTGTCGCAGCGCTGCTGAATGATCAGCCAAGGCTGAACTTAACCTATCCCCAGCAGCCTCACAAAGGCACTAACGGCAGCCGCCGCAAGGCGCAGGTGAGTCTCGGTAGCGGCGGTAGCGGCTGCTGTGTCCCCCAGAGGTTCGGAGCGCGGCCATCCTTCTTCCCCAGTGGAGCCTTCAGGATGGACACAGCAGCCCCCTTGTCGCCTCTGGGTTCCTCTTTAGCCTCCCTATCATcttgtcccccccacccccctttttttttttttttaaataaagctgaaCATTTTCTGGAGTTGTGTAATTAA
- the LOC108177130 gene encoding uncharacterized protein isoform X3, with protein sequence MPSSCSANVSASPVKRAEDFVQRLARPHFPPALSGTWQQLPLHHHPRTLPPQSLEKTKSSGGQSDSRVSPCGQGRNNTYGLRNPRFHFKENQRHLHNRTLGTRTKGQIWNGIVQRRRVPCFSASKNALSEAKPWDQLILDHEPPQP encoded by the exons ATGCCGAGCAGCTGCTCTGCAAATGTCAGCGCCAGCCCAGTTAAAAGAGCCGAGGACTTTGTGCAGCGCCTCGCTCGCCCACATTTCCCCCCAGCACTTTCAGGAACCTGGCAACAG CTGCCTCTCCATCACCACCCCCGCACCCTCCCGCCCCAGAGTCTTGAGAAAACAAAGTCTAGCGGCGGGCAGTCCGACTCTCGAGTGTCCCCTTGTGGCCAAGGCCGGAACAACACTTATGGACTCCGAAATCCGCGGTTCCATTTCAAG GAGAATCAGCGTCACCTGCACAATAGGACATTGGGGACCAGAACCAAAGGACAAATCTGGAATGGAATCGTACAGCGAAGAAGAGTTCCCTGCTTCTCGGCCAG CAAGAACGCATTATCAGAGGCCAAACCATGGGACCAGCTGATCTTGGACCATGAACCTCCACAACCATGA
- the LOC108177130 gene encoding uncharacterized protein isoform X2, with protein MPSSCSANVSASPVKRAEDFVQRLARPHFPPALSGTWQQLPLHHHPRTLPPQSLEKTKSSGGQSDSRVSPCGQGRNNTYGLRNPRFHFKENQRHLHNRTLGTRTKGQIWNGIVQRRRVPCFSARKKKKKKKRGGRKKGSCVCLSPWIEKRKPAKQQEVFQGVRKTAWPDCPQSGLTGLLTDLAHVTAKKRGSRS; from the exons ATGCCGAGCAGCTGCTCTGCAAATGTCAGCGCCAGCCCAGTTAAAAGAGCCGAGGACTTTGTGCAGCGCCTCGCTCGCCCACATTTCCCCCCAGCACTTTCAGGAACCTGGCAACAG CTGCCTCTCCATCACCACCCCCGCACCCTCCCGCCCCAGAGTCTTGAGAAAACAAAGTCTAGCGGCGGGCAGTCCGACTCTCGAGTGTCCCCTTGTGGCCAAGGCCGGAACAACACTTATGGACTCCGAAATCCGCGGTTCCATTTCAAG GAGAATCAGCGTCACCTGCACAATAGGACATTGGGGACCAGAACCAAAGGACAAATCTGGAATGGAATCGTACAGCGAAGAAGAGTTCCCTGCTTCTCGGCCAG gaaaaaaaaaaaaaaaaaaaaaagaggagggaggaagaaaggcagtTGTGTTTGTCTTTCTCCTTGGATTGAAAAAAGAAAGCCAGCGAAACAGCAAGAAGTTTTCCAGGGAGTGAGAAAAACAGCCTGGCCGGACTGCCCCCAGTCGGGGCTAACAGGATTGTTGACAGATCTGGCCCACGTGACGGCCAAGAAAAGAGGCTCACGCAGCTGA
- the LOC108177130 gene encoding uncharacterized protein isoform X6, whose amino-acid sequence MPSSCSANVSASPVKRAEDFVQRLARPHFPPALSGTWQQLPLHHHPRTLPPQSLEKTKSSGGQSDSRVSPCGQGRNNTYGLRNPRFHFKENQRHLHNRTLGTRTKGQIWNGIVQRRRVPCFSASSLIV is encoded by the exons ATGCCGAGCAGCTGCTCTGCAAATGTCAGCGCCAGCCCAGTTAAAAGAGCCGAGGACTTTGTGCAGCGCCTCGCTCGCCCACATTTCCCCCCAGCACTTTCAGGAACCTGGCAACAG CTGCCTCTCCATCACCACCCCCGCACCCTCCCGCCCCAGAGTCTTGAGAAAACAAAGTCTAGCGGCGGGCAGTCCGACTCTCGAGTGTCCCCTTGTGGCCAAGGCCGGAACAACACTTATGGACTCCGAAATCCGCGGTTCCATTTCAAG GAGAATCAGCGTCACCTGCACAATAGGACATTGGGGACCAGAACCAAAGGACAAATCTGGAATGGAATCGTACAGCGAAGAAGAGTTCCCTGCTTCTCGGCCAG
- the LOC108177130 gene encoding uncharacterized protein isoform X4: MPSSCSANVSASPVKRAEDFVQRLARPHFPPALSGTWQQLPLHHHPRTLPPQSLEKTKSSGGQSDSRVSPCGQGRNNTYGLRNPRFHFKENQRHLHNRTLGTRTKGQIWNGIVQRRRVPCFSARFHANCVCEDAPSCRSAAE; this comes from the exons ATGCCGAGCAGCTGCTCTGCAAATGTCAGCGCCAGCCCAGTTAAAAGAGCCGAGGACTTTGTGCAGCGCCTCGCTCGCCCACATTTCCCCCCAGCACTTTCAGGAACCTGGCAACAG CTGCCTCTCCATCACCACCCCCGCACCCTCCCGCCCCAGAGTCTTGAGAAAACAAAGTCTAGCGGCGGGCAGTCCGACTCTCGAGTGTCCCCTTGTGGCCAAGGCCGGAACAACACTTATGGACTCCGAAATCCGCGGTTCCATTTCAAG GAGAATCAGCGTCACCTGCACAATAGGACATTGGGGACCAGAACCAAAGGACAAATCTGGAATGGAATCGTACAGCGAAGAAGAGTTCCCTGCTTCTCGGCCAG ATTCCATGCCAACTGTGTGTGTGAAGACGCTCCCTCCTGTCGCAGCGCTGCTGAATGA